Part of the Jatrophihabitans sp. GAS493 genome, TTTCCGGCCTACGCGGCTCGCCAGCTCGGGTTGACCGACGTTCCGTTGCTCTGCTCCACCGAGATCTCAGTCCCGGGCGCCATGCCGCGGGTTCTGCGTCTGCTGGCGCATGTTGAGACACGGCGTACGAGAGCTGAGATCAGGCATGTCTACCTCGGGGGAGCCGCCGCGTTACGGACCGACCTTCCGCAGTAGGGGTGGCTTGGCCGGCGTTTGGACGCAGTCTCCTGGTCCCAGATCGGTTATTTCTCAACTGCTGAGTTAGCCATCGGTAGGCTCAGAGCTTCACGTTTAACCTGATAGTTAGTCTGAACCACTGTATTCGTAGTTGACTGTCGGGCGTATCGGCCTCAGGCCCGTCGGCCGTATCCTCGGTAGTTGGACCGCCGGTCCCCGCTGGATCACAACCGATTGAAGGATTTGAGAACGTGAGTTCGACCGAGGCCCCGGTGAGCATGGGCATTCCGAAATCGGCGGCCCGCTCGCCACAGACGGCCGGGGATCACCAACTACTTGAACGCGGGGCGGCCGCTGGCTCGCAGAGCGCGGACGACCGTGAAGGCGTCAATTCCTCCTACCTTCCGGTGATCGCCCTGGACGGACCCTCCGGGACGGGCAAGTCGACCGTGGCGCAGGCTCTGGCCCGCCGACTCGGCCTCCGTTACCTGGACACCGGCGCGATGTACCGTGCCGCCACTGTCGCGGTGCTCGACGCCGGCGTCGAACTCGATGATGCGGTGGCGGTAGCCACGGCGGTCGCTGGAAGCGACATCCAGGTCAGCACCGACCTTGCTGACCGCAACACCTACCTGGGGTCCCGCGCCGTCTCGCAAGAGATTCGCGGCGAAGCGGTGACGTTAGCCGTCAGCAAGGTGTCGGCTGTGCCGGCCGTGCGCGCGCAGCTGGTAGCGGCACAGCGCGACCTCATCGGTTCCGGTGGAATCGTGGTCGAGGGACGGGATATCGGTTCGGTCGTGTGGCCGCAGGCGGCCCCCAAGATTTATCTCACCGCCGATGAAGAGGTGAGGGCTCAGCGCCGCTCTCGCCAGTTGGCCAAGGGAGATCCGATCGAGGCTGTTCGACGCGACCTTGAGCGGCGAGACGCCTTCGACAGCTCGCGCCGAACGAGCCCGCTGACCCGCACCGATGACGCCGTCGAAGTTGACACGACGTATCTATCCATCGATGAGGTAGTTAATGTCCTTGTCGACTTATGTGTAAATGATCGACCGATTCTCTCCGGACCCGGCCGGCGCGGCTAGCCGCTGCTACGGCACAGTCGCGCGGGATTGATCGGCACGGTGGGCGTGATTGACCGGCCAGCGGCCGAATCGTGGGACAGTAGTACAGCCGCTGCGTACTCCCGCGCCCGAGCCGGCGACCAGCAGGATTCGGTCTGAGTCCACAGAATCAACGATGGAGCAGTACAAGTGAGCGAGTTTGGCAGCGAGTCCGGCAGCGACTCCGGCAGCAAGTCCGGAAGCGAGACCGAGGAGACCGCGGCGGTTCCGGTGGTTGCCGTAGTCGGTCGACCAAACGTCGGCAAGTCGACATTGGTCAACCGGATCCTGGGCCGTCGGGAGGCGGTTGTGCAGGACATCGCCGGTGTAACTCGTGATCGCATCCCGTATGACGCGATGTGGGGTGGTCGTCGCTTCACTCTGGTCGACACCGGCGGGTGGGAGCCCGACGCCCGTGGATTACAGGCCCAGGTTTCAGCCCAGGCCGAACGAGCCGTAGTTACCGCCGACCTCGTCCTCTTCGTGGTCGACGCCCGCACTGGAGCCACCGAGACCGACATGGTGGTGGCCCGGACGCTGCGCCGGTCTCAGCGCCCGGTCATCCTCGTCGCCACGAAGGTCGACGACGAGCGGGCCGAGCCCGACACCGCTGAGTTGTGGTCGCTCGGCCTCGGTGAACCGCACCCGGTCAGTGGATTGCACGGGCGGGGCAGTGGAGATCTGCTCGACGAGATCCTGAGCAAGCTTCCAGATGCCCCGATGGAGACCGAAGAGGAGGGTGGCCCGCGCCGGGTCGCGCTCGTCGGTCGTCCCAACGTTGGCAAATCCAGTCTGCTCAACAAGATCACCGGCGAAGAGCGTTCCGTCGTCGACTCTGTGGCGGGGACGACAATTGATCCGGTCGACAGCCTAGTTGAACTCGATTCAGAGATATGGAAATTTGTCGACACGGCTGGTCTTCGCAAGCGGGTGAAGCAGGCGACCGGAATGGAGTTCTACGCGAGCCTGCGCACGGCGAGCGCGATCGAGGCGGCCGAGGTCGCAGTCGTACTCCTCGACGCCTCCGAGACCATCAGCGAACAGGATCAACGCGTCATCACCAGCGTTCTCGAAGCTGGCCGCGCGCTGGTGATCGCATTCAACAAGTGGGACCTGGTCGACGAGGATCGACGCGAGACGCTGGAACGCGAGATCTCGCGCGACTTGTCGAGGCTGCAGTGGGCGCCCAGGGTGAATGTGTCGGCGAAGACGGGACGCGCCGTCGAGAAGCTGGCGATCGCGCTGCGCACCAGTCTGGATTCGTGGGACCGTCGAATCTCGACCGGCCGGTTGAACGCTTGGCTGACTGAGGTCGTCCAGCAGACGCCTCCGCCGGCCCGCGGCGGGAAGGCCCCCCGCGTCCTCTTCGCCACCCAGGCTGACGTTCGGCCGCCGCGTTTCGTGCTCTTCAGCACCGGATTCCTAGAGGCCGGCTACCGCCGATTCATCGAACGTCGGCTACGTGAGGACTTCGACTTCACCGGCACGCCCATCGAGATTTCGGTGCGCGTCCGGGAGAAGCGCGGACCCAAGCGCTGACGTTCCGCGGCTCGCGCGCATCCGGCGAGTCTAGATTCACCGCGTTCGACGCTCGCGTGTTCCGGCTAAACGCGGCGACGGACTCCGCCCAGCCGGGCCGGGAGACGGAAGTTGGCAATCACCACCGCGTAACTACGATAAAGTTGCTCGCGGTTGTGCTGGGTACGGCGTCGTAGCGATGATCCGTTCAGTCACACCGGGACGTGGCGCAGCTTGGTAGCGCACCTGACTGGGGGTCAGGGGGTCGTGGGTTCGAATCCCGCCGTCCCGACATATGTATCGCTGGAGTTGATCGCGGTAAGCGCGGCACCGTCCGGTGATGCCCGTGGATCTGATTGGAGGGCGCGTGACGACACCCGGGTCGGCGCAGGCCGACCGGATCGCAACCGTCCCGAATGCGCTGAGCGTGCTGCGACTGCTCGGCGTCCCGCTCTTCCTCTGGTTACTGCTAGGTCCGCAGGCTGACCTCCTGGCGATCGTCGTGCTGATGGTCAGCGGCTTCACCGACTGGGCGGACGGCTGGCTGGCGCGCCGCCTCAATCAGCAGAGCAGCCTCGGCACGCTGCTGGACCCGGCCGCCGATCGTCTCTACATCCTGGCCACGCTCTTCGGATTCTCGGTCCGAGACATCATTCCGTGGTGGCTGGCGGCGGTGATCGTCGGCCGCGACCTCATCCTGGCCGCTGTCCTAGCCCTTCTGCGCCGCTACGGCTATGCGCCGCTGCCGGTGCATTACCTCGGCAAGGCCGCGACCTTCAACCTGCTCTACGCGTTCCCGCTGCTGCTGATCGGAGACGGCGACGGCACGCTCAGCGCCGTGGTCCGCCCGATCGCCTGGGCCTTCACCATCTGGGGCACGGTGCTATATCTATGGTCGGGTGGGCTCTACGTGCTGCAGGCGCTGCGACTCATCATGGCGGCTCGTGGCACCGCGCGGCTGGTGCAGAACCCATGACTACGCCTACGACCGGCCGAGGGTACCGAGACAGCTCCGGCACTCCCAGCCTGCTGCTGGATCTCATCAACAACACGGCCGACCCTGGTTATGCCGCCGCCGCAGCCCGGCGTGGCGAATCGAACCACAGCTGGTACGAGCAACCGCTGGCCGCGCTCGGTGCGGCGCTCGTCGGGCTCATCCTCGTCATCGCCTACCTGCACGCGCATCGCGCGGCACCGCAGACGGCCAAACTGCACGCCGAACTGGTCAAGCGCGTGCGGGCCGCGCAGCTCATGAACGACTCCCTCCAGCACGATCTGCTCGGCGATCAAGCGAAGCTGAACGCGCTGCGCGACAAGTCGCTGCCGGCTGCCGGGCAGCTGCGTTCAACCCTGCAGAGTGATCAACTGGCCGCCGGCGCACTGACGACCTTTGGAACCGGAATGCAGGTTCAGCTGGCGGTCACGGCTGCACCCACGGCAACTCAGGCCGCCCGGGTCGGGGTCACCACGGTCACCGACACCTCGCCGCTGTCGGACAAGGACATCCGCAGCGTCGTGAACGAACTCTGGCATGACGGTGCGGAGGCGATCTCGGTCAACGACATCCGCCTCACTCCGACGTCGGCGATTCGCTTCGCCGGCCAGGCCGTGCTGGTCGACTTCCAGCCCATAACCTCCCCGTACGTGATCCGGGCGATAGGAGATTCAGACGTGCTTGTGACGAACTTCGCCGACAGCGAGGTGGCCAGTCGCTACCACACACTGGCGGCGCTCGGCGGCATCACGTTCGATTGGTCGCAGCAGAACCACCTTGAACTCCCGGCCGGCTCGGCGGCCAAACCCAACTACGCCGCGCCGGTTACGCCAGGCGCGGCGGCCAACGGGTCGCCGAAACCCACGCCGTCGCCGCAACCCACGGTCTCGCCGAAACCCACACCCGCGCCGACATCCAGTTCGCCGACCGGGGGGCCACGATGATTCCGGCGATCGCGCTCGTCATCGGCATCATCGCCGGACTCGTCCTGCAGCCGACTGTTCCGCACGCGCTCGAGCCCTACCTGCCAATCGCAGTGGTGGCCGCCCTCGATGCGGTCTTCGGAGGCCTACGGGCCCGGTTGGATCACATCTTCGACGCGAAGGTCTTCATCGTCTCGTTCATTTCGAACGTTCTGGTTGCGGCGGTGATTGTGTTCATCGGCGACAAGCTCGGAGTCGGCGGAGCGCTCTCCACCGCAGTGGTCGTCGTGCTGGGCATCCGGATCTTCGGCAACGCAGCAGCGATTCGGCGGCATCTCTTCCATGCCTGACCGATCCGGCTCGGACGGGCCAGCTGAAGCGCCGGATCCAGCCGGCGATGCCGCGCCGGCGGGGGAGCCGATCGAGGCGCCGGCGGAGGGAAAGCGACGCACCTCGCACCGACGGGCTGGAGCGCTGATCGGGGTGCTCGCCGCACTACTCGGCTTTGCGATCGTGGTGCAGGTCCGCTCCAACTCCTCGCAGGACAGCCTCTCCAACGCCCGTGACGACGATCTCGTCGGCATCATCGCCAATCAGAACGAGCTGGCGGAGCGGCGTCGGGACCAGATCTCGGACCTGCAGCGGGTACAGCAGCAGCTACAGGCCAGCGGCAACGTCGACGGCGTCGCCCAGCAACAGGCCGAACAGGAGACGCAGGCGCTCGGCGTGCTCCTCGGAACGGTCCCGGCCACGGGTCCCGGCATCACCGCGACGATCACCGATCCGCAGGGAAACCTGAAGGCCGAGGATCTGCTCGATGTGATCGAGGAGCTGCGCGGCGCGGGGGCGGAGGCGATTCAGTTCGGGCCGGTTCGAGTGGGAACGTCGACGAACTTCGTCGATACCGAAGCCGG contains:
- the der gene encoding ribosome biogenesis GTPase Der is translated as MSEFGSESGSDSGSKSGSETEETAAVPVVAVVGRPNVGKSTLVNRILGRREAVVQDIAGVTRDRIPYDAMWGGRRFTLVDTGGWEPDARGLQAQVSAQAERAVVTADLVLFVVDARTGATETDMVVARTLRRSQRPVILVATKVDDERAEPDTAELWSLGLGEPHPVSGLHGRGSGDLLDEILSKLPDAPMETEEEGGPRRVALVGRPNVGKSSLLNKITGEERSVVDSVAGTTIDPVDSLVELDSEIWKFVDTAGLRKRVKQATGMEFYASLRTASAIEAAEVAVVLLDASETISEQDQRVITSVLEAGRALVIAFNKWDLVDEDRRETLEREISRDLSRLQWAPRVNVSAKTGRAVEKLAIALRTSLDSWDRRISTGRLNAWLTEVVQQTPPPARGGKAPRVLFATQADVRPPRFVLFSTGFLEAGYRRFIERRLREDFDFTGTPIEISVRVREKRGPKR
- the aroH gene encoding chorismate mutase; protein product: MAPPSVRAVRGANQIDSDDRDAILAGTADLVTEVMQRNALSADDIISIIFTATPDLTAEFPAYAARQLGLTDVPLLCSTEISVPGAMPRVLRLLAHVETRRTRAEIRHVYLGGAAALRTDLPQ
- a CDS encoding CDP-alcohol phosphatidyltransferase family protein: MPVDLIGGRVTTPGSAQADRIATVPNALSVLRLLGVPLFLWLLLGPQADLLAIVVLMVSGFTDWADGWLARRLNQQSSLGTLLDPAADRLYILATLFGFSVRDIIPWWLAAVIVGRDLILAAVLALLRRYGYAPLPVHYLGKAATFNLLYAFPLLLIGDGDGTLSAVVRPIAWAFTIWGTVLYLWSGGLYVLQALRLIMAARGTARLVQNP
- a CDS encoding small basic family protein, which encodes MIPAIALVIGIIAGLVLQPTVPHALEPYLPIAVVAALDAVFGGLRARLDHIFDAKVFIVSFISNVLVAAVIVFIGDKLGVGGALSTAVVVVLGIRIFGNAAAIRRHLFHA
- a CDS encoding DUF881 domain-containing protein, with translation MPDRSGSDGPAEAPDPAGDAAPAGEPIEAPAEGKRRTSHRRAGALIGVLAALLGFAIVVQVRSNSSQDSLSNARDDDLVGIIANQNELAERRRDQISDLQRVQQQLQASGNVDGVAQQQAEQETQALGVLLGTVPATGPGITATITDPQGNLKAEDLLDVIEELRGAGAEAIQFGPVRVGTSTNFVDTEAGVSIDGTTIKPPYVVRAIGDPKTMDTALNIPGGVAATVRVAGGDLTVIEQPSLTITAVRALPSPKYAAPTPH
- the cmk gene encoding (d)CMP kinase → MSSTEAPVSMGIPKSAARSPQTAGDHQLLERGAAAGSQSADDREGVNSSYLPVIALDGPSGTGKSTVAQALARRLGLRYLDTGAMYRAATVAVLDAGVELDDAVAVATAVAGSDIQVSTDLADRNTYLGSRAVSQEIRGEAVTLAVSKVSAVPAVRAQLVAAQRDLIGSGGIVVEGRDIGSVVWPQAAPKIYLTADEEVRAQRRSRQLAKGDPIEAVRRDLERRDAFDSSRRTSPLTRTDDAVEVDTTYLSIDEVVNVLVDLCVNDRPILSGPGRRG
- a CDS encoding DUF881 domain-containing protein; this encodes MTTPTTGRGYRDSSGTPSLLLDLINNTADPGYAAAAARRGESNHSWYEQPLAALGAALVGLILVIAYLHAHRAAPQTAKLHAELVKRVRAAQLMNDSLQHDLLGDQAKLNALRDKSLPAAGQLRSTLQSDQLAAGALTTFGTGMQVQLAVTAAPTATQAARVGVTTVTDTSPLSDKDIRSVVNELWHDGAEAISVNDIRLTPTSAIRFAGQAVLVDFQPITSPYVIRAIGDSDVLVTNFADSEVASRYHTLAALGGITFDWSQQNHLELPAGSAAKPNYAAPVTPGAAANGSPKPTPSPQPTVSPKPTPAPTSSSPTGGPR